The segment GCATCCTCCGGGGAAAGCGACCCGGTTACGATCACGGGCGGCAGCGGGTTCGCGGCCGGGTCTCTGGGGTGTTCGGACAGGGACATGAATGATCCGGGAAGAGGGAGGCGCAGATTCAGCGCGCACGAAGCATGAAAGGAATATGAGGCCGGCAGCGGGGTCCGCCAAGGCCGGTGACCGCCCGCGTGTGTGTTTTCCCTCTCTCGAAATGATCGATAAAATTGAATGTAATTCTCTAACTAACTGGTTTCGCTAGATTTTATTAGAATACGAAAAAGCCGTTTCGATAAAATTCGAATGAATTGCTTACGCCGCCCGCAAACGCCCGCGCTCATCGTTTCGTGACGAAAGGCGGGGGATTTCAGCATGTTCGGTGTTTTGGCGGGGCGCGCCGGCGCGCTGGCGCTTATGGTTCTGGCGGGCGTTTTCACCGCGCGGGCGGCCGAGGCGCCGGTGCTCAAGGCGAGCTATGCGGCCACCGGCGTTGTCAGCAGCGTGCCCTATGGCTGGGTCGATTTCTGCCGCCGGTATGCCGGCGAGTGCGACCACGGCCAATTGCCGCCGCGTGAGATCACGCTTTCGGCCGCGGCTTTCAAGGCGATCGATCGCATCAATAAATGGGTCAACAAGACGATTGTGCCGATCACCGACTGGGATCACTGGCAGGTCGTCGACCAATGGGATTATCCGCTGGACGGGAAGGGGGATTGCGAGGATTTCGCCCTGTTCAAGCGCCGGCTTCTGATCGAACTCGGCTTTCCCCGCCAGGCGCTGCTGATGACCGTGGTGAAGGATACGCGCGACGAAGGTCATGCGATCCTGACGGTGAAGACCGACCACGGAGAATTCGTGCTCGACAATCTCAGCGATCAGATCAAGCCGTGGAACGCGACGCCCTATCATTTCGTCAAACGGCAGTCGCAGACGGACGAGAATGTCTGGCTGCAGATTGGTCCGCCGACCACCGAACCGGCTATCGTCTCGCGCTGAGCTTTTGAAGACCGGCGCTTAGATATACGCAAAGGCCGCGCTGAACGAGCCCAATACGCCGAGGCCGAGCGCCACATACCACGGCCAGCGCGCGCCCTGGCGGATGATCGAGAGTGTCGCGATCGCGATGGAAATGTGGAGCAGGGTCACCGCGACCGTCAAGATCTTGTGGCGGCGTTCGTGCTTTTCGCTGGAGCGCAGGCTCTGCTCCGTCAGGTCTTCCTGCGTCTTGGCCGCCAGGCTGATCGATTCCTGGTCTTCTTCGTTGCGTTTGGCCTGCGCCTTGAAATTATCCGCATTGGCACCCGGACCGGCGAGAACCGCGGCGACGTCGTAGAGGTTCTTCTTGAGGCTTTTGGCCTGGTAAAAGCCCCAACTGTCCGTCGCCTTGTCCTGGAACAGCGTGGCCTGGCTCTTCGCGTCGATGGTGGCGGCGGTCTCGATAGTCTCAAGGCTGCCGATGAATGCGGCAATCACCGCCAAAATCGCGATTGTGACGGCGACGAGCGCCAAAAACGGGTTGCCCGAATGAGCGGCATGTTCGGCATGTTCGGCCTGCTCAAAATGTTCAGTCGGCTCAACGTCGGACATTCGTCCCCCACCATAATTTGTTCGCCGGCGAAGCGGCGGTGCTGACGGAATCGTCAACGTGTTGCATCTTGGCCCTGGCTTTGCAACGCCCCGACCGGCCTCGCCGCGCCGTGCCGCAAGCAGCATGGACAAGGCGCGCAGGCGGTCCTATAAGCCGCGCCGATGCTGCGCGGCGGCAAAGCTCGGGATTGCGACAGATGGCACTTGAAGCTGACGGGTCGGAGGCGGCTTTCACGGCCCTGCGCCTCACCATGGTGGAATGCCAGATCCGGACTTTCGCCGTCACCGACCGCGCCGTCATCGCTCAGTTTCTTGCCGTGCCGCGCGAAAAATTCGTCCCGGCGGCGGTTCGCGATCTTGCCTATTCGGATACCGCGCTCAAGATCGCCGACGACCACGCGGGCGAGCCCGAGCGCCGGCTGCTGCCGCCTTTGATCCTCGCCCGGCTCATCCAAGCGGCCGAAATCAAGCCGGGTGATCGTGTTCTCGATGTCGCGCCCGGCACCGGCTATTCCACGGCGATCCTGGCGGGTTTGGCGCAGAGCGTCACCGCGCTCGAATCCGATCCCGGCCTGCAAGCTGCCGCAAAAGCCAATCTCGCCGCCGCGGACCTCGGCGCAATTGCGGTGTTCGGCGGTCCGCTGCGCGAAGGGGTAGCGTCCGCCGCGCCTTTCGACATCATCTTCGTCAATGGCGCGGTCGAGGACCATCTCGACACATTGTTCGCGCAATTGAGCGATGGCGGCCGGCTCCTCACGCTTTCGCGAGTTGAGAATTCTGTGGACAGGCTCGCATGCCGCGCGACCGCCTTCGAGAAGAATTCCGGCGAGATCAGTACGCGCCCGCTGTTCGATGCTTCGGCGCCGCTTCTCCCAGACTTCCGCAAGGACCCGGCCTTCATTTTTTGAGGGCCGCGTTCCGCCTTCACTAACCGTACCCGAATGTGTCGCATTTTTGCGGCACCCCCTCACTTTCTGCCGTCGCAGGCTTGGCGCTGGGCTGGGGAGGGGCTTAATACCAATACATTGCGGGCTTCGGACTTTGGAGTCGTGCGCGGTCTGACGCCAGTCACCAAACTGGCGCCACGCTGTTGCACCGATGCAATGTGGAGTTTCCAGGTTTGAACAATAGCGGGTGTCGGATCGGCAGGCGTGTCTTGAATCTTCAAGCGCGCGGCCTCGCTCTTCGCGCGGGCGCGCTCGTGCCGGCGTTTGCGCTTGCTTCTGTCGCAATGACCGCCTTTCCGGGCTTCGACAGCGCGCGCGCCGAATCCATGTCGGGCGCGCTGGTGCGCGCCTATGGCGGCAATCCCGATCTCAATCAGCAGCGCGCCGGTGTGCGCGCGCAGGACGAGGGTGTTCCGCGTGCCGCCTCGGCTTATCGGCCGACCGTCTCGGCGACGGGTCAATATGGCTTCAGCTACCTCAATTCACGAGAGCCGGGCTCGGCGCTCGGTATCTCCGGCGGGTTCGGGTATAAAGCCGCGACCGATGAGGGCGTTCTCGGCATAACGGCGACCGAGACGATCTTCAACGGCAACCGCAACTTCAACAGCGTGCGTCAGGCCGAAACCAACGTGCTCGGGGCGCGCGAAACGCTGCGCAACACGGAACAGAACGTGCTGCAGAATGGTGCGACCGCCTATATGGACGTGCTGCGCGATACGGCCATTCTCGATCTGCGCAAGAACAACATCATCGTTCTCGAAGAGCAATTGCGCCAGACCCGCGACCGCTTCAATGTCGGCGAAGTGACTCGTACCGACGTCGCGCAGGCGGCTTCGAGCCTCGCCTCCGCGCGCTCGGACTATTTCACTGCGCAGGCCAATCTTGAAACGAGCATCGCCAATTATCATCAGGTGATCGGTGTCGATCCGGCTCATCTTGAGCCGGCGCGTTCGGTCGAAAGCCTGCTGCCGTACACGCTGGGGCAGGCGATCAGTGTCGCGATTGCCCAGCATCCGGAAGTGCAGGCGGCGCTGCATCAGGTCGATGCCGCGGAATTGCAGGTGAAACTCGTCGAGGGCGAGTTGATGCCGACGGTGTCGGTCGTCGGCCAGGTCGCGCAGAATTACAATTATTCGGGCGAGACGGGCTTCAGGCTGTTCAATGGCACTATCCTCGGCGAGGTTTCGGTGCCGATCTATACCGGTGGCGAAGTCGATGCCCACGTCCGCCAGGAAAAGGAATTGCTTGCGCAGGCGGAGCTGCAGGCCGATCTGCAGCGCACGGAGGTGCGCGCTTCGGTGGTCTCCAACTGGGGCCTGCTCGATACAGCGAAGGCGGTGATCGTCTCGGATCAGGCGGCGGTGAAAGCGGCCGAGATTGCGCTTGAAGGCGTGCGCGAGGAAGCGCGCGTCGGCCAGCGCACCACGCTCGACGTCCTCAACGCGCAGCAAACCTTGCTGAATGCGCGGGTGAGTCTCGTCTCGGCGCAGCGCGATCGGGTCGTCGCCTCTTACGCGACCTTGGCGGCAGTCGGTGAATTGTCCGCCGACACGCTCGGGCTTGATGTCGTCCGTTACGATCCGACGGTTCACTTCGATCAGGTGAAAGACAAGTGGATCGGCTTGCGGACGCCGGACGGGCGCTGAATTCTGTGCGCCCGTGCCGCGGAATATGCGGCGCTCTCCAAATAGCCCCTATCGAAAATCAGCGACTTGCGGTCTAATTGAGTCGAAATTGATTTGGGGCGCAGCCCGCGCGTAAGGCATCGGCGATTGCCTTCGGGGCTTGCCCCATCCGGAGCAGAGAGCGTCACCCGAATGAATGCGCCCAACGCCCTTTCGCAAGACAAGACCAGCGCCGAGCGAAAGGCCTACGAGCCATCGATGGAGGAAATTCTCGCTTCGATCCGGCGGATCATTGCGGACGATCAGGTTTTGCCGCATTCAGCGCCGGAACTGGCGCCTGCGGCCCCGGTCGTACCTGCGTCAGCCGTAGAACCGGCTGAGGCAATCGCCGAGCCGGTTGCCTTACAGTCGCCTGAAGGCGACGACGCTGAAGTCGACGGCTGGACAGACGTTCCGGCGGCCATTCCGCCACGGCCGAGCCGGCTGGCGCAGGCGGAGCCTGTCGCCGCGCCGTCGCGCAGCGGCTTCGATTTCGTCCCCGGGCGAGATTTCCGGCCGCTGCCGCCACGCGCCCCGGCGCCGGAAAGACCGGCTTTTGTCCGTGAGCCCGCCGCGGCGCGTCCGGCGCAGGAACCGCCCGCCGATCTGCGGCGCGAGGCGGCGCGCCGGATCACGACCGCGCCCCGTCCGCAACAGCCAGTCCCCGCCGCCGCGGAGGAGGCCCTCGTTTCGCCGGCGACGGATGCAATGGTTTCACATGCTTTCAACACGTTGATCGCGAGCCGATTCCTCCAATCGAACGACGCGATGGGCGAAATGGTGCGCGACATGCTGCGGCCCATGCTCAAGGCTTGGCTGGATGACAATCTGCCGATCCTGGTCGAACGCCTCGTACGCGCCGAGATCGAGCGCGTCGCGCGCGGCGGCCGCTGAGCCGAGGCTTTCTTCACCCGCGTTGACTTCACGGCGCCGCTTGGGCTTTTAGGCGACCGAGGCGCATGTTCCGGGAAAGCTGCACGGCTTTTCCGCGGAAAGTGCCCTAACTTATTGAATTGGAGCTTCTTACGTTCGGAGAATCGCCTCCGGGCGCAAGCGGCGCGTTTCGGCGTCTGGCGCCGAGAGATTTGGTTTGTGGATGATGGACAAGACATTCGACCCGCAACAGGTGGAACAGCGGATTTCGGCGCTGTGGGACGAGGCGGGGGCGTTCCGCGCCGGCCGGCCGGAACGTGCCGGCGCCGAGACGTTCAGCATCGTCATTCCGCCGCCGAATGTCACCGGCTCGCTGCACATGGGCCATGCGCTCAACAACACGCTGCAGGACATTCTCTGCCGCTTCGAGCGTATGCGCGGCAAGGACGTGCTCTGGCAGCCGGGGACGGATCATGCCGGCATCGCGACGCAGATGGTCGTCGAGCGGCAATTGCTGGAGCGCCAGCAACCGGGGCGGCGCGAACTCGGCCGCGAGAAATTCCTCGAGGAGGTCTGGCGCTGGAAAGAGGAATCCGGGGGCGCCATCGTCAATCAGCTAAAGCGCCTTGGCGCCTCCTGCGACTGGTCGCGCGAGCGCTTCACGATGGACGAGGGCCTGTCGAAGGCGGTGGTGAAGGTCTTCGTGCAGCTTTATCGCGAAGGGCTGATCTACAAGGACAAGCGGCTCGTCAATTGGGACCCGAAACTCCTCACCGCCATCTCCGACCTCGAAGTCGTGCAGAAGGAGGAGAAGGGCAGCCTCTGGCATTTGCGCTATCCGCTCGCGGACAAGGACTTCAATCCCGACGATCCGTCGACGTACATCGTCGTCGCGACGACAAGGCCGGAGACGATGCTGGGTGACACCGCCGTTGCCGTGCATCCCGATGACGAACGCTACACGCATCTGGTTGGTAAGAACGTGCGGCTGCCGCTTGTCGGCCGGCTGATCCCCATTGTCGCGGACACGTATTCCGATCCTGAAAAAGGCACCGGCGCGGTGAAGATCACCTCGGCGCATGACTTCAACGATTTCGAGGTCGGCAAGCGGCACGGGCTACGGCTTATCAACGTGCTCGATGCAGAAGCGAATATCTGGTTGAGGGATAATTCTGCGTTTCTTGCCGATGTGCCTGAATCAGACGAGCTTGTCGGCACGATCATTCAACTGGACAAGAAATCTCGTGAAGCGGCCCGTAAAATCGTCGTCGAACTGATGGACGCGCGAGGCCTGCTCGATAAGATCGAGCCGACGCAACATGCCGTGCCGCACGGCGACCGCTCCGGCGCGGTGCTTGAGCCGCGCTTGACCGATCAATGGTATGTCGATGCGAAAGTGCTGGCTGAGCCGGCGCTTGCCGCCGTTCGTGAGGGCAAGACCAAATTCATTCCCGAAAATTGGTCGAAGACCTATTTCCAATGGCTCGACAATATCCAGCCCTGGTGCATCTCGCGTCAGCTTTGGTGGGGTCATCAAATCCCGGCGTGGTATGGGCCTGACGGCGCGATCTTCGTCGCCACTTCCAAGGAAGAGGCCTGTCAGCAGGCGCGTGAATTTTATCGTGTGTCGGAATTGCCGGATGGCACGCCCGGCTTTCCAAATTTGGAGCTGGTCGTCAGTGGCGATCTTGCGGCGCTCGGGCCGGAGGACGCTTACGATAATAGTCAGATAACGGAGATGATGATCCGTCGCGACGAGGACGTTCTCGACACCTGGTTCTCCTCCGCGCTCTGGCCGTTCTCGACGCTCGGCTGGCCGGACGAGACGCCGGAACTGAAACGCTTTTATCCGACCAATGCGCTTGTCACCGGCTTCGACATCATCTTCTTCTGGGTCGCGCGGATGATGATGATGGGCCTGCACTTCATGCAGGATGTGCCGTTCGCCGATGTCTATATCCACGCCCTCGTCCGCGACGAGAAGGGCGCCAAGATGTCGAAGTCGAAGGGCAACGTCATCGACCCGCTGGGCCTCATCGACGAATATGGCGCCGATGCTCTGCGCTTCACGCTCGCGGCGATGGCGGCGCAGGGCCGCGACATCAAGCTCTCGACGCAGCGCGTCGAAGGCTATCGCAATTTCGCGACCAAGCTCTGGAACGCGGCCCGCTTCGCCGAGATCAACGGCTGTGCGCGCGATGCGGCTTTCGATCCGCGCGACACACGGATCACGCTCAACCAGTGGATCGTCAGCGAGGCGGCGAAGGCAATTTCCGAAGTGACCGTGGCGATCGAAGCCTATCGTTTCAACGATGCAGCGAATGCCGCCTATCGTTTCGTCTGGAATATTTTCTGCGACTGGTATCTGGAGCTTGCCAAGCCTTTGCTGCAGGGCGCGGACGAAACCGCGAAAGCCGAGACGCAGGCGACGACCGCCTTCGTGCTCGACCAGGCGGTGAAGCTGCTGCATCCCTTCATGCCGTTCATCACCGAGGAATTGTGGGCGAACGCGCCGCGCGAGAGCGTGCTGGCGCTGGCGCCCTGGCCGGTGCTCGAAGGCATCGGCTTTCCGGCAGCCGAGGCCGAGATCGGCTTCGTCGTCGAGCTGATTTCGGAAATCCGCTCCGTCCGTTCGGAGATGAACGTGCCGGCCGGCGCGCAGGTGCCGCTCGTGCTAGTCGGCGCGGATTCGTCCGTGCAGGCGCGCGTCGAGACCTGGGCCGAGATCATCAAGCGACTGGCGCGGCTTTCCGACATTTCCTTCGCCGTAGAGGCGCCGGGGCAATCCGCCCAGTTGATCGCGCGCGGCACGCTTGGCGCGCTGCCGCTCGAAGGCATCATCGATTTCGCGGCGGAAAAGGTGCGGCTCGCCAAAGAGATCGAGAAGCTGCAAGGCGAGGCGAAGAAGATCGAGGCCAAGCTCGGCAATGCCGATTTCGTCGCCCGCGCGCCCGAAGATGTGGTGGAAGAAAATCGCGAGCGTCTGGCGGATGCTCACTCCCGCGCGACGAAACTCGGCGCGGCGCTGAAAAGGCTGGGGTAGGAGTTAAATCACCCAGTCTTCCCGCGCCACGGCGTCGGCGACGAGTTCGGCCTTCACCTTCCCGACATAGGCTTGCAGCGCCTGATCGGAACGGGAGCGCGGGCGCGGAATGTCGATGACGAGCGATGCCTTGACTTCGCCGGGCTTGCCGCCGAGCGCGACGACGCGATCGGCGAGATAGACGGCTTCGTCGATATCGTGCGTGACGAACAGGACCGTTTTGTCGAACTGCTGCCAGACGCGCACGAGTTCGTCCTGCAAGGCCTGGCGCGTCAGCGCGTCGAGCGCGGAAAAGGGCTCATCCATGAGCAGAATGGCGGGTCGCACCGCGAGCGCGCGGGCGAGCGCGACGCGCTGGCGCTGGCCACCCGAGAGTTGCGAGGGGAAGCGCCGGGCGAGGCCGTCGAGGCCGACGCTGCGCAGCGCCGCCAGCGCGCGCTCCTGCCTCTCGCGCCGTTTGAGACCGAGCTTTTCGAGACCGAAGGCGACATTGGCGAGCACGCGCCTCCAAGGCAGCAGCCGCGCATCCTGAAAGACGAGCGCCATGGCGCGGTCCGCGGTCTTGTCGTCGGCCACTTTCACGACCCCGGAGGACGGCTTGGCGAGGCCCATGAGCACACGCAGCAGAGTCGATTTTCCGACGCCGGAAGGGCCGACGATGGCGACGAATTCGCCGTGCTCGACCGTCAGATCGAGCCGGTCGAGGATTTTGGTGATGGCGCCGTCTTGCGCGTAGGCGAGCGAGAGACCGGAGATTTCAATCGCCGCGGTCATTGCGCCTTCCACCCCAGGATGCGGTTCTGCGCCAGCAGGAACAGCACATCCATAAGCCCGTAAAGCGCGGCGATGGTCAGCATGTAGACGACGACGATATCGGTCGCGAGCAGGCTCGAGGCCTCGTTCATGCGCTGGCCGAGCCCGGCGACGCCGAAGAGCTCAGCCGCGACGACCGCCATCCAGGCTTGGCCGAGCGCGGTGCGTACGCCGACGAATATGCCCGGCAGGCTCGCTGGAAACAGGACCTTGACCAGTTTTTCGCGGTTCGAGGTGAAGCCGAAGGCGTCCGCCACTTCGATCAAATCGCGATCGACATTGCGGATCGCCGCATGAGCGGCAAAAAAGACGATCCAGAAGACACCGATGGCGATGATGAAGACGGCGGCCTTCTGCTCGACGCCGAACCAGAGGATGGCGAAGGGAATCCAGGCAAGCCCCGGAATCGGCCGCAGCACGCGCGTCACCCAGGCGAGCGTCCATTCGAGCCGGCGGAACATGCCGGTCGCGATGCCGACGACAACGCCGCAGAAGACACCAATTGAAAGACCGATGACGTAATGCGAGAGGCTTTCCCCGACGCAGGTCAGCCAGACGCCACTTTGCACTTCGCTGACGAAGGCGCCGGGCAATTGGCTCGGCAGCGGCAGCAGCGCGCGCGCCTCGGGTGTCAGCGTCGGAACGAATTGCCAGATCAGCAGAAAGCCGATGAGGCCGGCGGCGGACAGGATGATGCGTTGCAAAGATGTGCTCATGCGCCGGCCGTGAAGGTGATGAATTGCGCCGAGGACCAGACCTTCGAATCGTCGCGCTGGCGGCCGTAGAGATAGACGGGCCGGAAACCGAAAGGCGCGTTCTGCGGCGCGAGCGTGAAACTGCCGGAAAGATCGCGCGGCAGCTCGGCTTCGGTTACACGCTCGAAGGCAAGGAAGAGTCCGACGCCGCCCAGCTCGCGGCGTAATTCGCCTTGCGCGATGAGTTCGGCCCCGCTCACCTCCCAGCGGAAGTCCGGTGCGTAGTCGCGTGGCTTGTGCGGCGGCGCGTTGGCGGATTTGGCGAAGGCGCCGATCGTGCCTTCGACGACGAAGCGCGCGTTTGCGAGATCATCGATCTCAAGCTCGATCGCATCGGCATCGCCATAGGTTTCGGAATGAAAGCCGATCGCGTCAGCACCGATGCGCCAGGCCGTCTCTTCGTTGTGCTCGAAGCCGCTGGCGGAGAAACGTCCCAGCGCCGCGCCGTCGAGGCGCAGTGTGCCGTTCCAGACGGCCCAGCGATAACGGTCCTTGATCCGCGCGCCGCCCCAGCGCAGGCGCAGGCGATTTTGAGAAAAACCCAATTCCTGATGCAGATTGCGCCGCCACAGCACCCCCGTGTGATCGAACGCGGCGATCTCCTCGAAGCCTTCATCGCCGAGAAAGCGATAAGAGATCGTCGCGGGTCCGTCGCTCATAAAAGCATCGCCCTGAATATAAGCGCCGCTGTGGACAAGGAGCGCGGTGCGTTCGCCGGTTGTCGCGAAGGTATGGCGGGCGCGCAGCGCGGCGCCGATCGTGGCGCGGTCGAGCCTTTCGGCCAATATGCCGGTGAGGCCGCCGCGCACGCCAAAGACATTGACGCCGGGCGCACCGCCACCGGGACGGCCGCGATGTTCGTCGCCATTCGCGGTGACGCCGAGCTGATAGCCGCGCGCGATGACCTCCTGATAGAGCCAGGGGAAATGCCCCCAGGCGGAGACGATCTCGACCAGCCGTTCAAGCTCGGGATGGTGCCAGTCGGCGATATAGCGGCGCCCGCCCACATGCGGGATGATGAGATGGCTCTCGAGCTTGGCGGCATAGGCGTCCCATAATTCCTCGATCGGCCAGCGACCGAGCGTCGCCGCCGTGCCGCGCATGTCCTCGTTCCAGACGAGCGTGCGATTGTGGTTGCCTTCGGCGTCATAAGGAAAGCCGGGCGGCTCGTCGCCGAGGAAGATGACCTTGTGATCGCCGCCAGCGGTCGAGCTGCCGCACCATTCCTGCACCGGATAGGCGACGAAGCTGCCGGGAGCGTTGATTGCATTCACCGCCGCGACGCCAGCTTGCCAATTGGCGTCGGTGATCTGGAAATCGTTGGCGGTGTAGCCGAAGACATCGACGCCCGCGATGTCGCGCGCATACGCGGCATTGTAA is part of the Methylovirgula ligni genome and harbors:
- a CDS encoding transglutaminase-like cysteine peptidase — its product is MFGVLAGRAGALALMVLAGVFTARAAEAPVLKASYAATGVVSSVPYGWVDFCRRYAGECDHGQLPPREITLSAAAFKAIDRINKWVNKTIVPITDWDHWQVVDQWDYPLDGKGDCEDFALFKRRLLIELGFPRQALLMTVVKDTRDEGHAILTVKTDHGEFVLDNLSDQIKPWNATPYHFVKRQSQTDENVWLQIGPPTTEPAIVSR
- a CDS encoding DUF4337 family protein is translated as MSDVEPTEHFEQAEHAEHAAHSGNPFLALVAVTIAILAVIAAFIGSLETIETAATIDAKSQATLFQDKATDSWGFYQAKSLKKNLYDVAAVLAGPGANADNFKAQAKRNEEDQESISLAAKTQEDLTEQSLRSSEKHERRHKILTVAVTLLHISIAIATLSIIRQGARWPWYVALGLGVLGSFSAAFAYI
- a CDS encoding protein-L-isoaspartate O-methyltransferase family protein, with protein sequence MALEADGSEAAFTALRLTMVECQIRTFAVTDRAVIAQFLAVPREKFVPAAVRDLAYSDTALKIADDHAGEPERRLLPPLILARLIQAAEIKPGDRVLDVAPGTGYSTAILAGLAQSVTALESDPGLQAAAKANLAAADLGAIAVFGGPLREGVASAAPFDIIFVNGAVEDHLDTLFAQLSDGGRLLTLSRVENSVDRLACRATAFEKNSGEISTRPLFDASAPLLPDFRKDPAFIF
- a CDS encoding TolC family outer membrane protein → MNLQARGLALRAGALVPAFALASVAMTAFPGFDSARAESMSGALVRAYGGNPDLNQQRAGVRAQDEGVPRAASAYRPTVSATGQYGFSYLNSREPGSALGISGGFGYKAATDEGVLGITATETIFNGNRNFNSVRQAETNVLGARETLRNTEQNVLQNGATAYMDVLRDTAILDLRKNNIIVLEEQLRQTRDRFNVGEVTRTDVAQAASSLASARSDYFTAQANLETSIANYHQVIGVDPAHLEPARSVESLLPYTLGQAISVAIAQHPEVQAALHQVDAAELQVKLVEGELMPTVSVVGQVAQNYNYSGETGFRLFNGTILGEVSVPIYTGGEVDAHVRQEKELLAQAELQADLQRTEVRASVVSNWGLLDTAKAVIVSDQAAVKAAEIALEGVREEARVGQRTTLDVLNAQQTLLNARVSLVSAQRDRVVASYATLAAVGELSADTLGLDVVRYDPTVHFDQVKDKWIGLRTPDGR
- a CDS encoding PopZ family protein — translated: MVSHAFNTLIASRFLQSNDAMGEMVRDMLRPMLKAWLDDNLPILVERLVRAEIERVARGGR
- a CDS encoding valine--tRNA ligase — protein: MMDKTFDPQQVEQRISALWDEAGAFRAGRPERAGAETFSIVIPPPNVTGSLHMGHALNNTLQDILCRFERMRGKDVLWQPGTDHAGIATQMVVERQLLERQQPGRRELGREKFLEEVWRWKEESGGAIVNQLKRLGASCDWSRERFTMDEGLSKAVVKVFVQLYREGLIYKDKRLVNWDPKLLTAISDLEVVQKEEKGSLWHLRYPLADKDFNPDDPSTYIVVATTRPETMLGDTAVAVHPDDERYTHLVGKNVRLPLVGRLIPIVADTYSDPEKGTGAVKITSAHDFNDFEVGKRHGLRLINVLDAEANIWLRDNSAFLADVPESDELVGTIIQLDKKSREAARKIVVELMDARGLLDKIEPTQHAVPHGDRSGAVLEPRLTDQWYVDAKVLAEPALAAVREGKTKFIPENWSKTYFQWLDNIQPWCISRQLWWGHQIPAWYGPDGAIFVATSKEEACQQAREFYRVSELPDGTPGFPNLELVVSGDLAALGPEDAYDNSQITEMMIRRDEDVLDTWFSSALWPFSTLGWPDETPELKRFYPTNALVTGFDIIFFWVARMMMMGLHFMQDVPFADVYIHALVRDEKGAKMSKSKGNVIDPLGLIDEYGADALRFTLAAMAAQGRDIKLSTQRVEGYRNFATKLWNAARFAEINGCARDAAFDPRDTRITLNQWIVSEAAKAISEVTVAIEAYRFNDAANAAYRFVWNIFCDWYLELAKPLLQGADETAKAETQATTAFVLDQAVKLLHPFMPFITEELWANAPRESVLALAPWPVLEGIGFPAAEAEIGFVVELISEIRSVRSEMNVPAGAQVPLVLVGADSSVQARVETWAEIIKRLARLSDISFAVEAPGQSAQLIARGTLGALPLEGIIDFAAEKVRLAKEIEKLQGEAKKIEAKLGNADFVARAPEDVVEENRERLADAHSRATKLGAALKRLG
- a CDS encoding ABC transporter ATP-binding protein; translation: MTAAIEISGLSLAYAQDGAITKILDRLDLTVEHGEFVAIVGPSGVGKSTLLRVLMGLAKPSSGVVKVADDKTADRAMALVFQDARLLPWRRVLANVAFGLEKLGLKRRERQERALAALRSVGLDGLARRFPSQLSGGQRQRVALARALAVRPAILLMDEPFSALDALTRQALQDELVRVWQQFDKTVLFVTHDIDEAVYLADRVVALGGKPGEVKASLVIDIPRPRSRSDQALQAYVGKVKAELVADAVAREDWVI
- a CDS encoding ABC transporter permease: MSTSLQRIILSAAGLIGFLLIWQFVPTLTPEARALLPLPSQLPGAFVSEVQSGVWLTCVGESLSHYVIGLSIGVFCGVVVGIATGMFRRLEWTLAWVTRVLRPIPGLAWIPFAILWFGVEQKAAVFIIAIGVFWIVFFAAHAAIRNVDRDLIEVADAFGFTSNREKLVKVLFPASLPGIFVGVRTALGQAWMAVVAAELFGVAGLGQRMNEASSLLATDIVVVYMLTIAALYGLMDVLFLLAQNRILGWKAQ
- a CDS encoding DUF3604 domain-containing protein, yielding MSQPKLIPVAPAGLYERLKRLPFAGQLVCSHSALEAGAIEEILLDYEVGSGGIADGATFKLTFKFYSDWAPFQTHDPQGANYLTAEYVAGPLADGQSAATVQHLAVRFEQKGHERPFQKAIIIDIIDGYLNAGDRILIRLGDRRFGGPGTRVQTFIEDDFRFRAYVDPLGTSRFVAVPGDVSLRIFAGPPAHVALNGPRFARPGAEAPFHVALHDRWGNAVSDAGGAIALTAQADDATVLASDIPLPAQGWAAARFDVPTDRDLRVSAAFPGLSAANADLTIIPDAPAPRGFYGDLHVHAHDTVGTNSPAYNAAYARDIAGVDVFGYTANDFQITDANWQAGVAAVNAINAPGSFVAYPVQEWCGSSTAGGDHKVIFLGDEPPGFPYDAEGNHNRTLVWNEDMRGTAATLGRWPIEELWDAYAAKLESHLIIPHVGGRRYIADWHHPELERLVEIVSAWGHFPWLYQEVIARGYQLGVTANGDEHRGRPGGGAPGVNVFGVRGGLTGILAERLDRATIGAALRARHTFATTGERTALLVHSGAYIQGDAFMSDGPATISYRFLGDEGFEEIAAFDHTGVLWRRNLHQELGFSQNRLRLRWGGARIKDRYRWAVWNGTLRLDGAALGRFSASGFEHNEETAWRIGADAIGFHSETYGDADAIELEIDDLANARFVVEGTIGAFAKSANAPPHKPRDYAPDFRWEVSGAELIAQGELRRELGGVGLFLAFERVTEAELPRDLSGSFTLAPQNAPFGFRPVYLYGRQRDDSKVWSSAQFITFTAGA